Within the Candidatus Eremiobacterota bacterium genome, the region TGGGAATGTCTTCATTATGCTGCTTGTTCACATTCACCACGATCTTGGCGAACTCCTCGGGTCCCACGTTGATTTTGTGGATCATTGCTTCCTGGGCCGTCTTGATGGCCTGGCTTATGTTTTCGCCGCCGAGCATCGAGTTGTAGGTCCAGCCTGGTCCGCCTTCGCTCTCTTCGGCAGCAAGCATGATATTCGCCTTGTCCTTGAGCTCGTAGGCCACTTCGGCTTCAGCCATCAGGCAGGCATCAAAGCCGATGATGTCGATCTTCTTGCCGGTGACTTCCTGGGCCTTGTCGAGAGCGTCGCGGATCTGCGGCACCGACATGAAATTGCCGTCAGTCTCGTCAGACATGGCGCCGGTGAAGCCGCCGCCATGATCGTTGAGAACCAGGCACACATGGTCCGCAGGGAATTTCCCGACGGCGTCCACTACATACTTGGTGAGTGTCTTGGGATCTGACATATCCACGTGATCGCCATATTCCGCGATGAGCTCGGAGTTTATCTTGTTGGGTGTGTCATCCTTGTTGACATAGTAAGACCTTGCGCCCTGCCATGTGTTATCCATCGGGTTGGGCTTCGGACCCACATCGACATAGGCCACCACGTGGGTGTTGTTGTCGGAGCCCACCAGTTCCTGGTTGTCTATGTTTTTCAGCTGGTACTCCGTGAGGTTGCAGTCTGCAGCGATATAGTTCAGGAAAAGCCACTTCTTGTGAGGCTTCATTGCCTGCGGCATCTCAGGCTTGTCACCGCCA harbors:
- a CDS encoding clostripain-related cysteine peptidase, producing the protein MDNIKGVSNYIAPAMKGDVKGPETPQEKPAEQNDQVQLGGDKPEMPQAMKPHKKWLFLNYIAADCNLTEYQLKNIDNQELVGSDNNTHVVAYVDVGPKPNPMDNTWQGARSYYVNKDDTPNKINSELIAEYGDHVDMSDPKTLTKYVVDAVGKFPADHVCLVLNDHGGGFTGAMSDETDGNFMSVPQIRDALDKAQEVTGKKIDIIGFDACLMAEAEVAYELKDKANIMLAAEESEGGPGWTYNSMLGGENISQAIKTAQEAMIHKINVGPEEFAKIVVNVNKQHNEDIPTFSAVNLNKMDAFKDSLNEFAKTVRKSGDKESVKAAIQGAENYGGGWTPYKDIRDVGHLADNLIANAKDPALKGAAEKMAKAVKDVVIANEVNPQSHPKSQGISVYAPIDKPSLEYNYGDLKFAKDSEWDEMLQELGVGGAPSEGRATPRFWTDGTVRKSKE